A genomic region of Aureimonas populi contains the following coding sequences:
- a CDS encoding HlyD family secretion protein, whose protein sequence is MAKRRTRWIYAGVAIALVVAAWFAWDRLNGSDVPEGIAVANGRIEATEIDISALAGARIRTIRVDEGDFVSAGDVLVEMDTLQLEAQRRQAEAHLSSARIGVDSARSLVVQAEAQRRAAEAALEQAQALADAAALRRARSEELVRSNAISQQVLDNDRASDRQARAGIAAAEANLAAADAQVGASRAQVINAEAAVAAAAAAIESIAVSIDDSTLTSPRNGRVQYRVAQEGEIVAAGGRILNLVDLGDVYMTVFLPTSEAGRVRIGTQVRLVLDAAPGYVIPATVSYVADVAQFTPKTVETADEREKLMFRVRARIDRELLTKYLEYVKTGLPGTAYVQLDPEASWPEFAGEIAE, encoded by the coding sequence ATGGCGAAGCGGCGGACGCGGTGGATCTATGCGGGCGTGGCCATCGCGCTCGTCGTTGCGGCCTGGTTCGCCTGGGACAGGCTGAACGGTTCCGACGTGCCCGAAGGCATTGCCGTGGCCAACGGCCGGATAGAGGCGACCGAGATCGACATTTCCGCGCTCGCCGGCGCGCGCATCCGCACGATCCGCGTGGACGAGGGCGATTTCGTGTCGGCGGGGGACGTGCTGGTCGAGATGGATACCCTCCAGCTGGAGGCGCAAAGGCGGCAGGCGGAGGCGCATCTGAGCAGCGCGCGGATCGGTGTCGATTCCGCACGCAGCCTCGTCGTTCAGGCCGAAGCGCAGCGCCGGGCGGCCGAAGCAGCCCTCGAGCAGGCACAGGCCCTGGCCGACGCCGCCGCGCTGCGCCGCGCGCGGTCTGAAGAGCTGGTGAGGAGCAACGCGATCTCCCAGCAGGTGCTCGACAACGACAGGGCCTCCGACCGCCAGGCCCGCGCGGGGATCGCCGCCGCCGAGGCCAACCTGGCCGCGGCCGACGCGCAGGTGGGAGCCTCTCGGGCCCAGGTGATCAACGCCGAAGCCGCCGTCGCCGCGGCTGCGGCAGCGATCGAATCGATCGCCGTCTCGATCGACGACAGCACGCTGACCTCGCCGCGAAACGGACGCGTGCAGTACCGGGTCGCGCAGGAAGGCGAGATCGTGGCGGCCGGCGGGCGGATTCTCAACCTCGTCGATCTCGGCGATGTCTACATGACCGTCTTCCTGCCCACTTCGGAGGCCGGGCGCGTCCGGATCGGAACCCAGGTGCGGCTCGTCCTGGACGCGGCCCCCGGATATGTGATTCCTGCCACGGTCTCCTATGTCGCCGATGTCGCTCAGTTCACGCCCAAGACGGTCGAGACCGCCGATGAGCGCGAGAAGCTCATGTTTCGCGTGAGAGCCAGGATCGACCGCGAGCTGCTGACGAAATACCTCGAATACGTCAAGACGGGCCTGCCGGGCACTGCCTATGTACAGCTCGACCCCGAGGCCAGTTGGCCGGAGTTCGCGGGCGAGATCGCCGAATGA
- the rbbA gene encoding ribosome-associated ATPase/putative transporter RbbA, with amino-acid sequence MNEMAPAADAVIRLEGVSLRYGKVEALHALSLDIPAGRMVGLIGPDGVGKSSLLSLIAGARALQEGRLRVLGGDMRDKRHRDRICPRIAYMPQGLGKNLYPTLSVFENVDFFGRLFGHDKQERERRIAELLDSTGLSPFADRPAGKLSGGMKQKLGLCCALIHDPDLLILDEPTTGVDPLSRRQFWELIDRIREERPAMSVLVATAYMEEAARYDWLVAMDAGRILATGTPAGLMERTGTHTLDDAFVALLPEEARGGHEKLVIPPRAAREGEEIAIEAKGLTMRFGGFTAVDDVSFRIPKGEIFGFLGSNGCGKTTTMKMLTGLLEPTQGRAKLFGREVDSSDLDMRRRVGYMSQAFSLYGELTVLQNLDLHARLFRMKPEAIAPRIEEMAERFDLVEVMDSFPDALPLGIRQRLSLAVAMIHAPEILILDEPTSGVDPVARDRFWQILSDLSRKDGVTIFVSTHFMNEAALCDRISLMHAGKVLISDTADNIVRRRGAKDLEDAFILYLEEAAGPDRSAGGGATRVPASPPPVVSAHRPASRRFFDPRRMFSYARLEALELRRDPIRSTMALVGSLMLMFVIGYGINMDIEDLTFAALDRDQTTTSRDYIADIAGSRYFIEKAPIRDYADLDRRMRNGEISLAIEVPPGFASDVARGTATEIGAWIDGAMPMRAQTARGYVQGMHAAWLTRKAREAYGGQALTGDFDLQIRYRYNPDIKSLVAIVPAVIPLLLLLIPAILTTLSVVREKELGSIVNLYVTPVTRFEFLLGKQFPYVALAMVNFALMTACAVFVFRVPFTGSMLAFSLAALLYVVAATGIGLLVSTFTSSQIAALFATALLTLIPAAQYSGLIDPVSSLEGLGRLVGTVYPTSYFITASRGTFAKGLEMGDLAGVFVPLALAVATILALGAALTRKQAR; translated from the coding sequence ATGAACGAAATGGCCCCTGCGGCAGACGCCGTCATCCGGCTGGAAGGGGTCTCGCTGCGCTATGGCAAGGTCGAGGCGCTCCACGCGCTCAGCCTCGATATTCCGGCCGGCCGCATGGTGGGGCTGATCGGGCCGGACGGCGTCGGCAAGTCCAGCCTTCTCTCCCTGATCGCGGGCGCCCGCGCCTTGCAGGAGGGACGATTGCGGGTGCTGGGCGGCGACATGCGCGACAAGCGCCACCGCGACCGCATCTGCCCGCGCATCGCCTATATGCCGCAGGGGCTCGGAAAGAACCTGTATCCGACGCTTTCGGTCTTCGAGAACGTCGATTTCTTCGGCCGCCTCTTCGGGCATGACAAGCAAGAGCGCGAGCGCAGGATCGCCGAACTCCTGGACAGCACCGGCCTTTCGCCCTTCGCCGACCGGCCGGCCGGCAAGCTTTCGGGCGGCATGAAGCAGAAGCTCGGCCTTTGCTGCGCCCTGATCCACGATCCGGACCTGTTGATCCTCGACGAGCCCACCACCGGCGTCGATCCCCTGTCGCGACGCCAGTTCTGGGAGCTGATCGACCGGATTCGAGAGGAACGCCCGGCGATGAGCGTACTGGTCGCCACCGCCTATATGGAGGAGGCCGCGCGTTACGACTGGCTGGTGGCGATGGACGCCGGCCGCATCCTGGCCACCGGCACGCCGGCCGGCCTCATGGAGCGGACGGGAACCCACACGCTCGACGACGCCTTCGTGGCCCTCCTGCCGGAAGAGGCGCGAGGCGGCCACGAGAAGCTGGTGATCCCGCCGCGCGCCGCCCGTGAAGGAGAGGAGATTGCCATCGAGGCCAAGGGCCTGACCATGCGCTTCGGCGGCTTCACCGCCGTGGACGATGTCAGCTTCCGTATCCCGAAGGGGGAGATCTTCGGCTTTCTCGGCTCGAACGGCTGCGGCAAGACCACCACGATGAAGATGCTGACCGGGCTGCTCGAGCCGACACAGGGCCGCGCGAAGCTCTTCGGCCGCGAGGTGGATTCGAGCGACCTCGATATGCGCCGGCGCGTGGGCTACATGAGCCAGGCGTTCTCGCTCTATGGCGAGCTGACGGTGCTCCAGAACCTCGACCTGCACGCCCGGCTCTTCCGCATGAAGCCGGAGGCGATCGCGCCCCGGATCGAGGAGATGGCGGAGCGCTTCGATCTGGTCGAGGTGATGGACAGTTTCCCCGACGCTCTTCCCCTCGGCATCCGGCAGCGGCTTTCGCTGGCCGTCGCCATGATTCACGCGCCGGAGATTCTGATCCTCGACGAACCCACCTCGGGCGTCGATCCCGTGGCGCGCGACCGCTTCTGGCAGATCCTCTCCGATCTCTCCCGCAAGGACGGCGTGACGATCTTCGTCTCGACCCATTTCATGAACGAGGCCGCCCTGTGCGACCGGATCTCGCTGATGCATGCAGGGAAGGTGCTGATCAGCGACACGGCCGACAATATCGTGCGCCGGCGCGGGGCGAAGGACCTTGAGGACGCCTTCATCCTCTATCTCGAAGAAGCGGCGGGGCCCGATCGTTCGGCCGGCGGCGGCGCAACGCGCGTGCCGGCCTCGCCGCCCCCGGTTGTCAGCGCGCACCGGCCGGCGAGCCGGCGTTTCTTCGATCCGCGCAGGATGTTCAGCTACGCGCGGCTGGAGGCGCTGGAACTGCGGCGCGACCCGATCCGCAGCACCATGGCGCTGGTGGGCTCCCTCATGCTGATGTTCGTGATCGGCTACGGCATCAACATGGATATCGAGGATCTGACCTTCGCCGCGCTCGATCGCGACCAGACCACCACCAGCCGCGACTATATCGCCGACATCGCCGGGTCCCGCTACTTTATCGAAAAGGCGCCCATCCGCGACTACGCCGATCTCGATCGCCGGATGCGCAACGGCGAGATCAGCCTCGCCATCGAGGTTCCGCCCGGCTTCGCCAGCGACGTCGCGCGTGGGACGGCGACCGAGATCGGCGCCTGGATCGACGGCGCCATGCCCATGAGGGCGCAGACGGCGCGCGGCTACGTGCAGGGAATGCACGCCGCCTGGCTGACGCGCAAGGCACGCGAGGCTTATGGCGGCCAGGCCCTGACCGGAGATTTCGACCTGCAGATCCGCTACCGATACAACCCGGACATCAAGAGTCTCGTGGCCATCGTGCCGGCGGTGATCCCGCTGCTCCTGCTGCTCATCCCGGCCATTCTGACCACCCTCAGCGTCGTGCGCGAGAAGGAGCTCGGGTCGATCGTCAATCTTTACGTGACCCCGGTGACGCGGTTCGAGTTCCTGCTCGGCAAGCAGTTCCCCTATGTGGCGCTGGCCATGGTCAATTTCGCCCTGATGACGGCCTGCGCGGTCTTCGTCTTCCGCGTGCCCTTCACCGGCAGCATGCTTGCCTTCAGCTTGGCCGCCCTCCTTTATGTCGTGGCGGCGACGGGGATCGGGCTTTTGGTCTCCACCTTCACCTCCAGCCAGATCGCGGCGCTCTTTGCCACCGCGCTCCTGACGCTGATCCCGGCGGCCCAATATTCGGGGCTGATCGATCCGGTGTCTTCCCTGGAAGGGCTGGGCCGGCTGGTCGGCACGGTCTATCCCACCAGCTACTTCATCACCGCCTCGCGCGGCACCTTCGCCAAGGGGCTGGAGATGGGCGATCTGGCGGGCGTCTTCGTGCCGCTCGCGCTGGCGGTGGCCACCATCCTCGCGCTGGGCGCGGCCTTGACCCGCAAGCAGGCGAGGTAG
- a CDS encoding ABC transporter permease yields the protein MRLSNVMNLGIKELRGLLRDPIMIVLIAYAFTLSIYTSASGMPDALNRATIAIVDEDQSPLSARIASAFYPPYFVTPREIGVAEMDARMDAGLDTFALDIPPNFQRDVLAGKTPVVQLNVDATRMTQAFTGSGYIQEIVASEVSEYAARYRAAPEPSVDLVLRARFNPGLDPAWFGAVTSVISSITMLSIILTGAALIREKEHGTIEHLLAMPVTALEIMLAKIWSMVIVVFAASAFALLFVVHGALGVPVLGSLPLFLAGTALMAVAMASMGIFFATLAGTMPQFGLLLMLVLLPLQVLSGGVTPRESMPEIIQHIMLAAPNTHYTILAQAILFRGAGLSVVWPQFLALALLAAVLFLLALRKFRAFLK from the coding sequence ATGCGCCTTTCCAACGTGATGAACCTGGGCATCAAGGAACTGCGGGGTCTCCTGCGCGATCCGATCATGATCGTGCTGATCGCCTACGCCTTCACGCTCTCCATCTACACCTCGGCCAGCGGAATGCCCGATGCGCTGAACCGGGCCACCATCGCCATCGTGGACGAGGACCAGTCGCCGCTCTCGGCAAGAATCGCGAGCGCCTTCTATCCCCCTTATTTCGTGACGCCTCGCGAGATCGGCGTCGCCGAGATGGATGCGCGGATGGATGCCGGGCTGGATACGTTCGCGCTCGACATCCCCCCGAACTTCCAGCGCGACGTGCTGGCGGGCAAGACGCCCGTCGTCCAGTTGAACGTCGATGCGACGCGGATGACCCAGGCCTTCACCGGCTCCGGCTACATCCAGGAGATCGTCGCCAGCGAGGTGTCCGAATATGCCGCGCGCTACCGTGCCGCGCCCGAACCGTCGGTGGACCTGGTGCTGCGGGCCAGGTTCAATCCGGGGCTCGACCCCGCCTGGTTCGGCGCCGTCACCAGCGTGATCTCGTCCATCACCATGCTGTCGATCATCCTGACAGGCGCGGCGCTGATCCGGGAGAAGGAGCACGGGACGATCGAACACCTCCTGGCCATGCCCGTCACGGCCCTGGAGATCATGCTGGCGAAGATCTGGTCGATGGTGATCGTGGTCTTCGCGGCATCGGCCTTCGCGCTCCTGTTCGTCGTGCATGGCGCGCTCGGCGTGCCGGTCCTCGGCTCCCTGCCGCTGTTCCTGGCCGGCACGGCGCTGATGGCGGTCGCCATGGCGTCGATGGGAATCTTCTTCGCGACCCTCGCGGGCACGATGCCGCAGTTCGGGCTGCTCCTGATGCTGGTGCTGCTGCCGCTGCAGGTGCTCTCGGGCGGGGTGACGCCGCGCGAGAGCATGCCCGAGATCATCCAGCACATCATGCTCGCGGCGCCCAACACGCATTACACCATCCTCGCCCAGGCGATCCTGTTCCGCGGCGCCGGCCTCTCGGTGGTCTGGCCGCAATTCCTGGCCCTGGCGCTCCTGGCAGCCGTCTTGTTCCTGCTCGCGCTTCGCAAGTTCCGCGCCTTTCTGAAGTAA
- a CDS encoding DASS family sodium-coupled anion symporter, which yields MLKSITETVRHLLQAVPFRIVPAFVTTAVLLTLLALPTPGGLSREGWVMLTIFLTTIVAIILKVMPIGVMALMAMVIVSMARVTSPTSSGAVADALSSFSNPLIWLIVIAIMISVGIKKSGLGKRAGLHFIALFGRRTIGIGYGLAACELLLAPVTPSNTARGGGIIHPIMRSIASSFDSDPQKGTQNRIGTYLALVNYHANPITSAMFLTATAPNPLVQDFLARASGGALHLSWTGWALAMFIPGLLALLIMPLAIYLLSPPQIKETPDAVIFAKAELGRMGPFSSQERVMTAVFVLLLLLWANIPAMLLGEAFTLHPTMVALLGLFLLLITGTIDWNDVLGERSAWDTLFWFGALVMMADQLNKLGVVAWFSSGMEAAIASAGVEWPLAAAILVLVFTFSHYMFASTTAHISAMMLAFLLVGVNLVPPEYHAPFMLMMAASSAIMMTLTHYATGTSPIIFGSGFVGMGKWWSVGLAMCLIELTIFATAGLLWWRLLGYW from the coding sequence ATGCTGAAATCCATCACGGAAACCGTGCGTCATCTGTTGCAGGCGGTTCCCTTCCGCATCGTGCCCGCTTTCGTGACGACGGCCGTTCTCCTGACGCTTCTGGCACTGCCCACGCCCGGCGGACTCAGCCGGGAGGGCTGGGTGATGCTGACGATCTTCCTCACGACGATCGTCGCCATCATTCTGAAGGTCATGCCGATCGGCGTCATGGCGCTGATGGCCATGGTCATCGTCTCGATGGCGCGTGTTACTTCGCCGACCTCCAGCGGGGCCGTTGCGGATGCGCTGAGCAGTTTCTCCAACCCGTTGATCTGGCTGATCGTCATCGCGATCATGATCTCCGTCGGTATCAAGAAATCGGGGCTTGGCAAGCGGGCCGGGCTCCATTTCATCGCGCTCTTCGGCCGCCGGACGATCGGAATCGGTTACGGGCTTGCTGCCTGCGAATTGCTGCTGGCGCCCGTTACCCCCAGCAACACCGCACGCGGCGGCGGCATCATACATCCCATCATGCGCTCGATCGCGTCTTCCTTCGATTCAGATCCGCAGAAGGGAACGCAGAACCGCATCGGCACCTATCTGGCGCTCGTCAACTATCATGCGAACCCCATCACCTCGGCCATGTTCCTGACCGCGACAGCGCCCAATCCGCTCGTTCAGGACTTCCTTGCGCGTGCAAGCGGCGGGGCGCTCCATCTGAGCTGGACCGGCTGGGCGCTGGCGATGTTCATACCCGGGCTGCTGGCGCTTCTGATCATGCCGCTGGCGATCTACCTTCTCTCGCCGCCGCAGATCAAGGAAACGCCGGACGCGGTGATCTTCGCGAAGGCCGAACTCGGTCGAATGGGGCCGTTCTCATCCCAGGAGCGCGTTATGACGGCCGTGTTCGTCCTGCTGCTGCTGCTGTGGGCCAACATTCCCGCCATGCTGCTGGGGGAGGCCTTCACGCTGCATCCGACGATGGTCGCGCTGCTCGGCCTGTTCCTGCTTCTGATCACAGGCACGATCGACTGGAACGACGTTCTGGGAGAAAGGAGCGCGTGGGACACGCTCTTCTGGTTCGGTGCCCTGGTGATGATGGCCGATCAGTTGAACAAGCTCGGCGTCGTCGCCTGGTTCTCGAGCGGCATGGAAGCCGCGATAGCCTCCGCAGGAGTGGAATGGCCGCTGGCCGCGGCGATCCTCGTACTCGTCTTTACCTTCTCCCATTACATGTTCGCCAGCACCACGGCTCATATCAGCGCCATGATGCTGGCTTTCCTCCTGGTCGGCGTGAACCTCGTCCCTCCCGAGTACCACGCGCCCTTCATGCTGATGATGGCCGCGAGTTCAGCCATCATGATGACGCTGACGCATTACGCGACCGGAACCTCGCCCATCATCTTCGGCAGCGGCTTCGTGGGCATGGGAAAGTGGTGGAGCGTCGGCTTGGCCATGTGCCTCATCGAACTGACGATCTTCGCCACCGCCGGCCTCCTCTGGTGGCGCCTGCTTGGTTACTGGTGA
- a CDS encoding BMP family lipoprotein gives MKTILAGLAAATVLTAGTALAAEINPAVVYDFGGKFDKSFNEAAYMGAERYSEETGTEYRDFEIQSDAQREQALRRFARDGHSPIIAVGFSQQAAIEAVAPEFPDLQFAIIDSVVDLPNVRSILFKEEEGSYLVGLLAAMKSETGTVGFVGGMDVPLIRKFACGYVGGVKAANAEASVIQNMTGTTGSAWNDPVRGGELARSQIDQGADVIFHAAGGTGIGVLQAAADAGKFGIGVDSNQNALHPGHILTSMVKRVDNAVFAAFEDAAKDEWTTGVVTLGLAEDGVGYALDENNEALLTAEMREAVEAAKADIIAGTVEVHDYNTDSACPY, from the coding sequence ATGAAGACCATCCTCGCCGGGCTTGCCGCCGCTACCGTCCTGACCGCCGGCACGGCCCTTGCCGCCGAGATCAACCCGGCCGTCGTCTATGATTTCGGCGGGAAGTTCGACAAGAGCTTCAACGAGGCGGCCTATATGGGCGCCGAGCGCTACAGCGAGGAGACGGGAACGGAGTATCGCGACTTCGAGATCCAGTCCGATGCCCAGCGCGAGCAGGCGCTGCGCCGCTTCGCGCGCGACGGCCATTCGCCCATCATCGCCGTGGGCTTCTCCCAGCAGGCGGCGATCGAGGCGGTGGCGCCCGAATTCCCCGATCTCCAGTTCGCCATCATCGATTCGGTGGTCGATCTGCCGAATGTGCGCTCCATCCTCTTCAAGGAGGAAGAGGGCTCCTATCTCGTCGGCCTGCTCGCGGCGATGAAGTCCGAGACCGGGACGGTCGGCTTCGTCGGCGGCATGGACGTGCCGCTCATCCGCAAGTTCGCCTGCGGCTATGTCGGCGGCGTCAAGGCGGCCAATGCGGAGGCGAGCGTGATCCAGAACATGACCGGCACCACCGGCTCGGCCTGGAACGACCCGGTGCGCGGCGGTGAGCTTGCCCGCTCGCAGATCGACCAGGGCGCGGACGTCATCTTTCACGCCGCCGGCGGCACGGGCATCGGCGTTCTCCAGGCGGCGGCCGACGCCGGCAAGTTCGGCATCGGCGTGGATTCCAACCAGAACGCCCTGCACCCCGGCCATATCCTGACCTCCATGGTCAAGCGCGTGGACAACGCCGTCTTCGCCGCCTTCGAGGATGCGGCGAAGGACGAGTGGACGACCGGCGTGGTGACGCTGGGCCTTGCCGAGGACGGCGTGGGCTATGCGCTGGACGAGAACAACGAGGCGCTCCTGACCGCCGAGATGCGCGAGGCGGTCGAGGCGGCGAAGGCCGATATCATCGCCGGCACCGTCGAGGTCCACGACTACAACACCGACAGCGCCTGCCCTTACTGA
- a CDS encoding SlyX family protein encodes MSEEKGLVELQTLLAHQGRTIDELSEEVRRQGQALDLLEKTLRELAQRFLALEETATPRPEITRPPHY; translated from the coding sequence ATGAGCGAGGAGAAGGGGCTGGTGGAGCTGCAGACGCTTCTGGCGCACCAGGGGCGCACGATCGACGAATTGTCCGAGGAGGTGCGCCGGCAGGGCCAGGCGCTCGACCTTCTGGAAAAGACGCTGCGCGAACTCGCCCAGCGCTTCCTGGCGCTGGAGGAGACGGCCACGCCCCGGCCCGAGATCACCCGGCCGCCGCATTATTGA
- a CDS encoding acyl-CoA thioesterase — translation MPPSSPAPARRARPTRADYRAFVPITSRWSDNDMFGHLNNAAYYSYFDTAVTSWLFSTAPQGERSRMFFVAETGCRYLSEIAYPDKVSVGLRIGHLGTSSVRYEIGVFRNDEEDAAAEGLFVHVHIDPATRRPAPLDEPLRRTLTEICA, via the coding sequence ATGCCGCCATCCTCCCCCGCGCCCGCCCGGCGGGCCCGCCCGACCCGCGCCGATTATCGCGCCTTCGTGCCCATCACCAGCCGCTGGTCGGACAACGACATGTTCGGGCACCTGAACAACGCCGCCTACTACTCCTATTTCGACACGGCGGTGACGAGCTGGCTGTTCTCCACCGCGCCGCAGGGCGAGCGCTCGCGCATGTTCTTCGTGGCCGAGACGGGGTGCCGCTACCTTTCCGAGATCGCCTATCCCGACAAGGTGAGCGTGGGCCTTCGAATTGGCCATCTCGGCACGTCCTCGGTCCGCTACGAGATCGGCGTGTTCCGCAACGACGAGGAGGACGCGGCGGCCGAGGGGCTTTTCGTCCATGTCCATATCGACCCGGCCACGCGCCGCCCCGCGCCGCTGGACGAGCCCCTGCGCCGGACGCTGACGGAGATCTGCGCATGA
- a CDS encoding ABC transporter ATP-binding protein: MAAAIELIDIDKSFGAVRANRNINLSVGKGTIHGIVGENGAGKSTLMSILYGFYQADSGEIRVNGSKVSITDPNAAIATGIGMVHQHFMLVENFTVLENVMLGAEQSGLLGPGIRRARAELLRLQEEHGLDIDPDAVVEGLPVGLQQRVEILKALYRGAEILILDEPTGVLTPAEADQLFGVLRALRDEGKTIILITHKLREIMAVTDAVSVMRRGEIVATRETAGTDVGELAELMVGRRVLLRVDKGEGAPGAVRLSVRGLTVRDSRGVTMTKDVSFEVRSGEIVGIAGVAGNGQSELLEALAGIRRAAGGAVVLNGRDIDPARERDPAELRRLGLAHVPEDRHHMGLVLPFKECENAILGYHRDPAYAKGPFLDIGAMRREAAAKIAAYDIRPPSCDLKTANFSGGNQQKIVLAREMERDPEVLIIGQPTRGVDVGAIEFIHRRIVEMRDAGKAILLVSVELDEIRALSDRILVMFDGRIVGERGPEAQESELGLLMAGAQGPGGGETTAGGTQA, encoded by the coding sequence ATGGCGGCTGCGATCGAGCTCATCGATATCGACAAGAGCTTCGGCGCGGTCCGGGCCAACAGGAACATCAATCTCAGCGTCGGCAAGGGCACCATCCATGGCATCGTCGGGGAGAACGGCGCCGGCAAGTCGACGCTGATGTCGATCCTCTACGGGTTCTACCAGGCCGATTCGGGCGAGATCCGGGTCAACGGCTCGAAGGTCTCGATCACGGACCCGAATGCGGCCATCGCCACCGGCATCGGCATGGTTCACCAGCATTTCATGCTGGTGGAGAACTTCACGGTGCTGGAAAACGTCATGCTGGGCGCGGAGCAGTCGGGCCTGCTGGGCCCCGGCATCCGCCGGGCGCGCGCCGAGCTTCTGCGGCTGCAGGAGGAGCACGGGCTCGATATCGACCCGGACGCGGTGGTGGAGGGGCTTCCCGTCGGCCTCCAGCAGCGGGTCGAGATCCTGAAGGCGCTCTATCGCGGCGCCGAGATTCTCATCCTCGACGAGCCGACGGGCGTGCTCACCCCGGCCGAGGCCGACCAGCTCTTCGGCGTCCTTCGCGCGTTGCGCGACGAGGGCAAGACCATCATCCTCATCACCCACAAGCTGCGCGAGATCATGGCGGTGACGGACGCCGTCTCGGTGATGCGGCGCGGCGAGATCGTGGCGACGCGCGAAACGGCCGGCACCGATGTGGGCGAGCTTGCCGAGCTCATGGTCGGGCGCCGCGTCCTCTTGCGGGTGGACAAGGGGGAGGGCGCGCCGGGGGCGGTGCGCCTCTCGGTCCGCGGCCTGACGGTAAGGGATTCGCGCGGCGTCACGATGACGAAGGACGTTTCCTTCGAGGTCCGCTCGGGCGAGATCGTGGGCATTGCGGGCGTGGCCGGCAACGGCCAGTCGGAGCTTCTGGAGGCGCTGGCCGGCATCCGGCGCGCCGCCGGCGGGGCGGTGGTGCTCAACGGGCGCGATATCGACCCGGCGCGCGAGCGCGACCCGGCCGAGCTGCGCCGGCTGGGCCTTGCCCACGTGCCGGAGGACCGGCACCATATGGGTCTCGTCCTGCCCTTCAAGGAATGCGAGAACGCCATCCTGGGCTATCATCGCGATCCGGCCTACGCGAAGGGGCCCTTCCTCGACATCGGGGCCATGCGCCGCGAGGCGGCCGCCAAGATCGCGGCCTACGACATCCGCCCGCCCTCCTGCGACCTGAAGACGGCGAATTTCTCGGGCGGCAACCAGCAGAAGATCGTTCTGGCGCGCGAGATGGAGCGCGACCCGGAGGTGCTCATCATCGGCCAGCCGACGCGCGGCGTCGATGTCGGCGCCATCGAGTTCATCCACCGGCGCATCGTGGAGATGCGCGACGCCGGCAAGGCGATCCTCCTCGTCTCGGTGGAGCTGGACGAGATCCGCGCCCTGTCGGACCGCATCCTCGTCATGTTCGACGGGCGCATCGTCGGGGAGCGGGGGCCGGAAGCGCAGGAAAGCGAGCTCGGCCTCCTGATGGCCGGCGCGCAAGGCCCCGGAGGGGGAGAAACCACCGCAGGAGGGACACAGGCATGA
- a CDS encoding ABC transporter permease gives MSRPYVPLPGWINHGLIPLVNVAVAFLVAGLVVLAVGESPVEAARLMLRGAFGYSEGFGFTLYYTTNFILTGLAVAVAFHGGLFNIGGEGQVYLGGLGVALVALNLDGTFPWWVNLPLAILASAAFGALWALIPAVLQARRGSHIVITTIMFNFIASALMVYLIVGPLRPVGTMQPESRRFLEGGQLPKLGPLFERFGLDLGGAPLNVTFFVALLAAFLVWVLIWRTRLGYEIRTLGFSPSAARYAGMSQVRLVVIIMLISGGLAGMMALNPVMGDQYRLQIDFPAGAGFVGIAVALMGRGHPAGIVPAALLFGVLYQGGAELAFDMPAISRDMIVIIQGLVILFAGALENMLRPGIGAAFQAVRFRSPRAGGVEGRA, from the coding sequence ATGAGCCGCCCCTATGTGCCGCTCCCCGGCTGGATCAACCATGGGCTCATCCCGCTCGTCAACGTGGCGGTGGCGTTTCTCGTCGCAGGCCTGGTGGTGCTGGCGGTGGGCGAGAGTCCGGTCGAGGCGGCGCGCCTGATGCTGCGCGGCGCCTTCGGCTATTCGGAGGGCTTCGGCTTCACGCTCTACTACACCACCAATTTCATCCTCACCGGGCTTGCGGTGGCCGTCGCCTTCCATGGCGGGCTCTTCAATATCGGCGGGGAGGGGCAGGTCTATCTCGGCGGGCTCGGCGTGGCGCTGGTGGCCCTCAATCTCGACGGCACCTTCCCGTGGTGGGTCAACCTGCCGCTGGCGATCCTCGCCTCCGCCGCCTTCGGCGCGCTCTGGGCGCTCATCCCTGCGGTTCTCCAGGCCCGGCGCGGCAGCCACATCGTCATCACGACGATCATGTTCAACTTCATCGCCTCGGCGCTGATGGTCTATCTCATCGTCGGCCCGCTGCGCCCGGTGGGCACCATGCAGCCGGAATCGCGGCGCTTCCTGGAAGGCGGGCAGCTTCCCAAGCTCGGCCCGCTGTTCGAGCGCTTCGGCCTCGATCTCGGCGGCGCGCCGCTCAACGTCACCTTCTTCGTCGCGCTTCTGGCCGCCTTTCTCGTCTGGGTGCTGATCTGGCGCACGCGCCTCGGCTACGAGATCCGCACGCTGGGCTTCTCGCCCAGCGCGGCGCGCTATGCAGGCATGAGCCAGGTGCGGCTCGTCGTCATCATCATGCTGATCTCCGGCGGGCTCGCCGGCATGATGGCTCTGAACCCGGTGATGGGCGACCAGTACCGGCTCCAGATCGACTTTCCCGCCGGCGCGGGCTTCGTGGGCATCGCCGTCGCGCTCATGGGGCGCGGCCACCCGGCCGGCATCGTGCCCGCCGCGCTGCTCTTCGGCGTCCTCTACCAGGGTGGGGCGGAGCTGGCCTTCGACATGCCCGCCATCTCGCGGGACATGATCGTGATCATCCAGGGGCTGGTGATCCTCTTTGCCGGCGCGCTGGAGAACATGCTGCGGCCGGGTATCGGCGCGGCCTTCCAGGCGGTGC